One genomic region from Reichenbachiella ulvae encodes:
- a CDS encoding DUF3341 domain-containing protein, with amino-acid sequence MSGNKNFVLGVYDDEDLLLKAIKDVRESGVKIYEVFSPFPVHGIDDVLGYKRSRLSIAAFLFGLLGTTLALTMQIGMMTFDWPMIIGGKDFFPFPTFIPVTFELTVLLGAFGMCGTFFVVSNLKPWAKPRIFDERITDDKHIIAVDIDKNSMSEEEIKKSLSAAGAQEVNNKSFE; translated from the coding sequence ATGAGCGGAAATAAGAATTTTGTACTTGGTGTATACGATGACGAAGACTTATTGCTAAAAGCAATCAAGGACGTTCGTGAAAGCGGAGTAAAGATTTATGAAGTGTTTTCTCCATTTCCAGTTCACGGGATAGACGATGTTTTGGGATACAAAAGATCTAGACTTTCTATTGCTGCATTCTTGTTTGGTTTGTTGGGAACTACACTTGCATTGACCATGCAAATCGGAATGATGACTTTCGATTGGCCCATGATCATCGGGGGTAAGGATTTCTTCCCATTCCCAACTTTTATTCCTGTAACATTCGAGTTGACAGTTCTCCTGGGAGCTTTCGGAATGTGCGGAACCTTCTTTGTAGTAAGTAACCTTAAGCCCTGGGCTAAGCCAAGAATATTTGACGAGAGAATCACTGATGATAAGCATATCATCGCAGTGGATATCGACAAAAATTCGATGAGCGAAGAGGAAATTAAAAAGTCTCTTTCTGCAGCAGGTGCACAAGAGGTGAATAACAAGAGTTTTGAATAA
- the nrfD gene encoding NrfD/PsrC family molybdoenzyme membrane anchor subunit yields the protein MHAEAVVRKPLVTGGKTVHDVTDDICKRVEEKPAKSWLLAMAVSLGLLTFGAYAVFRLVWDGIGSWGLNKTVGWAWDITNFVWWVGIGHAGTLISAILLLFRQRWRMSINRAAEAMTIFAVICALQFPLLHMGRPWIGALWALPLPNTYGSLWVNFNSPLLWDVFAISTYFSVSLVFWYIGLVPDFATIRDRAKGISKVVYGALSMGWTGGAKDWSRYETVALVLAGLATPLVLSVHTIVSFDFATSVIPGWHTTIFPPYFVAGAIFSGFAMVLTLLLVTRRVYKLEDYITMQHMELMNIIIMVTGSIVGVAYITELFIAWYSGVEGEQYAFLNRVSGPYAWAYWSMMTCNVISPQLFWFKKIRTNIAATFIISIIVNIGMWFERFVIIVTSLHRDFLPSSWAMFYPTWVDMGVYIFTFGLFFTAFFLFAKFFPVINMAEVKSIVKATGEKTDK from the coding sequence ATGCACGCAGAAGCAGTAGTTCGTAAGCCCCTCGTAACGGGTGGCAAAACAGTTCATGACGTAACTGACGACATTTGCAAAAGAGTAGAGGAGAAGCCGGCGAAATCCTGGTTGCTGGCTATGGCTGTATCGCTGGGTTTGTTAACCTTCGGCGCATATGCTGTTTTCAGATTAGTATGGGACGGTATAGGTAGCTGGGGTCTTAACAAGACCGTAGGTTGGGCCTGGGATATCACCAACTTCGTATGGTGGGTAGGTATCGGTCACGCTGGTACTTTGATCTCCGCGATTCTCTTGCTTTTCAGACAGAGATGGAGAATGTCTATCAACAGAGCAGCAGAGGCAATGACGATTTTCGCCGTTATCTGTGCGCTTCAGTTCCCGCTTCTTCACATGGGACGACCATGGATTGGGGCGCTTTGGGCACTTCCTCTTCCAAACACGTACGGTTCGCTTTGGGTGAACTTTAACTCTCCACTACTATGGGACGTGTTTGCGATCTCTACCTATTTCTCTGTATCACTCGTTTTCTGGTACATCGGATTGGTGCCTGACTTTGCTACCATCCGAGACAGAGCTAAAGGAATATCAAAAGTAGTTTACGGTGCACTGTCTATGGGATGGACAGGTGGAGCCAAAGATTGGTCTAGATACGAAACAGTAGCATTGGTTTTAGCTGGTTTGGCTACTCCTCTGGTACTTTCAGTACACACCATTGTATCTTTTGACTTTGCTACGTCTGTGATACCAGGATGGCATACCACGATCTTCCCTCCTTACTTTGTGGCGGGTGCGATCTTCTCAGGTTTTGCTATGGTATTGACTTTGCTTTTGGTAACCAGACGTGTATATAAATTAGAAGACTATATCACGATGCAGCACATGGAGCTGATGAACATCATTATCATGGTGACAGGTTCTATCGTGGGTGTCGCATATATCACTGAGCTTTTCATCGCATGGTACTCTGGCGTAGAGGGCGAGCAGTATGCTTTCCTCAACAGAGTAAGTGGTCCATATGCATGGGCTTACTGGTCGATGATGACTTGTAACGTAATCTCTCCACAGCTTTTCTGGTTCAAAAAGATCAGAACCAACATTGCTGCTACTTTCATTATCTCGATCATTGTAAACATCGGGATGTGGTTTGAGAGATTTGTAATTATCGTGACTTCACTTCACAGAGACTTCTTGCCTTCTTCTTGGGCTATGTTCTACCCGACTTGGGTGGATATGGGAGTTTATATCTTCACATTCGGATTGTTCTTTACCGCATTCTTCTTGTTTGCGAAGTTCTTCCCTGTGATCAACATGGCTGAAGTGAAAAGTATTGTAAAAGCTACCGGAGAAAAAACTGATAAATAA